A stretch of Sulfurimonas xiamenensis DNA encodes these proteins:
- the fabD gene encoding ACP S-malonyltransferase, which translates to MKKIAMIFAGQGSQSLGMGKNFYENSDMAKEMFEKAGERIGVNFENLLFEENDMLGQTAYTQPAILLVQMIAYRLFKEKCPDLKAELFLGHSLGEFSALCASGAIDYVDAVELVHRRGQLMQDACSDIEAGMMAIVGLDDASVEKVCVEALSQGKKVWPANYNQDGQLVVAGMKADLQSLEQTFKNAGAKRALLLNMSVASHCELLSSAQLPLASLMEGMIEDNFEAPVISNVTTSPYSTKKDAVSLLKEQLIKPVKYKHSILAIADSVDIAIEFGNGSTLKGLNKRIAKDLETLNVFDMETLDKVVKEICN; encoded by the coding sequence ATGAAAAAAATAGCAATGATTTTTGCAGGACAAGGTTCTCAATCTTTGGGAATGGGAAAGAATTTTTATGAGAATTCAGATATGGCAAAAGAGATGTTTGAAAAAGCGGGTGAAAGAATTGGTGTAAACTTTGAAAATTTATTATTTGAAGAGAATGATATGCTAGGACAAACTGCTTATACGCAGCCTGCAATTCTTTTAGTGCAGATGATAGCTTATCGTCTGTTTAAGGAGAAATGCCCCGATTTAAAAGCTGAGCTGTTTTTAGGACATTCATTGGGTGAATTTTCGGCTCTTTGTGCAAGCGGTGCAATCGATTATGTTGATGCTGTTGAACTTGTTCATAGACGCGGGCAGCTAATGCAGGATGCTTGCAGTGATATAGAAGCTGGAATGATGGCTATAGTTGGACTTGATGATGCAAGTGTTGAGAAAGTTTGTGTAGAAGCTTTAAGTCAAGGTAAAAAGGTTTGGCCGGCAAATTATAATCAAGACGGACAGTTGGTTGTTGCAGGTATGAAAGCTGATTTACAATCACTTGAACAGACATTTAAAAATGCAGGTGCAAAAAGAGCACTGCTTCTTAATATGTCTGTAGCAAGCCACTGTGAACTTTTATCTTCTGCTCAATTACCTCTTGCAAGTTTAATGGAAGGCATGATTGAAGATAATTTCGAAGCTCCTGTAATCTCAAATGTTACCACTTCTCCATACTCCACAAAAAAAGATGCAGTTTCACTTCTTAAAGAGCAGCTTATAAAACCTGTGAAATACAAACACTCTATTCTTGCAATTGCTGATAGTGTTGATATTGCAATAGAATTTGGCAACGGTTCAACATTAAAAGGACTCAATAAAAGAATAGCCAAAGATTTGGAAACATTAAATGTTTTTGATATGGAAACTTTAGATAAAGTAGTTAAAGAAATTTGTAATTAA
- the tolB gene encoding Tol-Pal system protein TolB: MKIFISFLMAIAISYASDATIEVIKKADSLPTLAIEDSSVSYDETFKNKFFKSLLADLNVLSIFNVDRYHRRVNYDASSVLVENKDMNYVLRYKLSEDDNLALSVELKMISGDNVVFNKKYKVNNSNIYMFVSHTIAYDINEFMGEAPVEWMKRKVIFSRIVGPKKSELVIADYTLAYQHVVVKGGFNIFPKWANKEQNAFYYSSMDENKPTLKYVDITSAKSRVIKSSDGMMICSDVNDDGSKLLLTMAPQGQPDIYLYDVKTENIKRVTTYGGIDVGGQFMDNNSIVFVSDRLGYPNIFSKNINTSSVEQMVYYGKSNAACSVSGKYIVYKARESSESFADNTFNLHLISMETDFIRRLTAVGVNEFPRFSVDSDAIIFIKNYKAQSSIGIIRLNHNKNYLFPLKYGKVQSMDW; this comes from the coding sequence TTGAAAATTTTTATTTCATTTTTGATGGCAATTGCTATATCATATGCAAGTGATGCAACAATTGAGGTTATTAAAAAAGCTGATTCTTTGCCTACTTTGGCTATTGAAGACTCTTCTGTTAGTTATGATGAAACTTTTAAAAATAAATTTTTCAAATCACTTTTAGCTGATTTAAATGTTCTTTCTATATTTAATGTAGACAGATATCACCGCAGAGTTAATTATGATGCAAGCAGCGTATTGGTAGAAAATAAAGACATGAATTATGTTTTAAGATATAAGCTAAGTGAAGATGATAATCTTGCATTAAGCGTAGAGCTTAAAATGATAAGCGGGGATAATGTTGTTTTTAATAAAAAATATAAAGTAAATAATTCTAATATATATATGTTTGTTTCTCACACAATTGCGTATGATATAAATGAGTTTATGGGTGAAGCGCCGGTAGAGTGGATGAAAAGAAAAGTTATTTTTTCAAGAATTGTTGGACCTAAAAAAAGTGAATTAGTCATTGCTGATTATACACTTGCATATCAGCATGTAGTAGTAAAAGGCGGGTTTAATATATTTCCAAAATGGGCAAATAAAGAGCAGAATGCATTTTATTACAGTTCTATGGATGAAAATAAACCTACTTTAAAATATGTTGATATAACAAGCGCGAAAAGCAGAGTTATAAAATCATCTGATGGCATGATGATCTGTTCGGATGTTAATGATGACGGCAGCAAGCTTCTTTTAACAATGGCTCCACAAGGTCAGCCTGATATCTATTTGTATGATGTTAAAACAGAAAATATAAAAAGAGTTACAACTTATGGTGGAATCGATGTCGGCGGTCAGTTTATGGACAACAATAGCATAGTGTTTGTATCAGATCGCTTAGGATATCCAAATATTTTTTCTAAAAATATTAATACAAGCAGTGTTGAGCAAATGGTCTATTATGGAAAAAGTAATGCAGCATGCAGTGTTTCAGGAAAATATATAGTGTATAAAGCAAGGGAGAGTTCAGAATCATTTGCAGACAATACATTTAATCTGCATCTAATATCTATGGAAACTGATTTTATTCGAAGATTGACGGCAGTTGGTGTAAATGAATTTCCAAGATTTTCAGTAGACAGTGATGCAATAATTTTTATAAAAAATTATAAGGCTCAAAGTTCTATAGGTATCATAAGATTAAATCATAATAAAAACTATCTTTTTCCTTTAAAATATGGAAAAGTACAGTCAATGGATTGGTAA
- a CDS encoding FKBP-type peptidyl-prolyl cis-trans isomerase gives MAIETNQVVSIEYEVRDGEKIVDSNVGAEPLVFMFGRGQIIPGLENAIANMSIGEKTDVLVKAEDAYGEHNAEAKQEVPKDQFAGIDLEVGMTLYGQGEDGGTIQVVVQEIGSESVIIDFNHPLAGKDLAFTVSINNIREASAEEIASGIPAENQQESCCGTGAGAGCGC, from the coding sequence ATGGCAATAGAAACAAATCAAGTTGTATCAATAGAATATGAAGTCCGCGATGGAGAAAAAATTGTAGATAGTAATGTTGGCGCTGAGCCGTTAGTATTTATGTTTGGAAGAGGTCAGATTATTCCGGGATTAGAAAATGCAATCGCAAATATGTCAATAGGTGAAAAAACTGATGTATTAGTAAAAGCAGAGGATGCATATGGTGAACATAATGCTGAAGCTAAGCAAGAAGTTCCAAAGGATCAATTCGCAGGAATAGATCTAGAAGTTGGTATGACTCTTTATGGTCAAGGTGAAGATGGAGGAACTATTCAAGTTGTTGTTCAAGAGATAGGAAGTGAAAGTGTCATTATTGATTTTAATCACCCACTAGCAGGCAAAGATTTGGCTTTTACTGTATCAATCAATAATATTAGAGAAGCATCTGCTGAAGAAATAGCGAGTGGAATTCCAGCTGAAAATCAGCAAGAGAGCTGTTGCGGCACAGGTGCTGGCGCTGGTTGTGGATGCTAG
- a CDS encoding MotA/TolQ/ExbB proton channel family protein — MINELIDFYLKSHPVTLGVLALLALYFIVLNWVFFYRYFSLNSWFEIENRSLEGLLMGANSVDSQSFLSNFLKTNSNITKNILDLAKLAATKDATKGLSILSVFASTTPFIGLFGTVVSILDTFTHIGQSSGGMSVIAGGVSDALVATAAGIFVAIFAYTYHQILKRKSFELISFIEMQSDAIIAKKV, encoded by the coding sequence ATGATTAACGAATTAATAGATTTTTATCTTAAAAGTCACCCGGTAACTTTGGGTGTTTTAGCTCTTTTAGCACTATATTTCATAGTGCTAAATTGGGTTTTTTTCTATCGATACTTCTCTCTTAATAGTTGGTTTGAAATAGAAAATAGATCTCTTGAGGGTCTTCTTATGGGAGCCAACAGTGTTGATTCTCAATCTTTTTTAAGTAATTTTTTAAAAACTAATTCAAATATCACAAAAAATATTTTAGATTTAGCTAAACTAGCAGCGACAAAAGATGCTACAAAAGGTTTATCTATACTTTCCGTATTTGCTTCTACTACTCCTTTTATAGGTCTTTTTGGAACTGTTGTTTCAATTTTAGATACATTTACACACATTGGACAAAGCAGCGGTGGCATGTCCGTGATAGCCGGGGGAGTTTCTGATGCGCTTGTCGCAACTGCAGCAGGTATATTTGTTGCTATTTTTGCATATACTTATCATCAAATACTTAAGAGAAAATCATTTGAACTTATTAGCTTTATCGAGATGCAAAGTGATGCAATCATAGCTAAAAAAGTGTGA
- a CDS encoding ExbD/TolR family protein has protein sequence MAYNWEEKPELNITPLVDVMLVLLAIMMVIAPNMIYEEKINLPQSSKTKSLSKIPPVHITIDKDLNLKVNKDNYQLNAFLDNFFLYSKKLDLKATVLISADKSLDYGVVMSVLAAVKQAGFTEVSLATNG, from the coding sequence ATGGCTTATAATTGGGAAGAAAAACCTGAACTGAACATTACTCCTCTTGTAGATGTAATGTTGGTTCTTTTAGCAATTATGATGGTAATTGCACCAAATATGATATATGAGGAGAAGATAAATCTTCCTCAAAGCTCAAAAACTAAATCACTATCTAAAATTCCACCTGTTCATATTACAATAGATAAAGATTTAAATCTGAAAGTCAATAAAGACAACTACCAGCTTAATGCATTTTTAGATAATTTTTTTCTCTATTCAAAAAAACTTGATTTAAAAGCAACTGTACTTATCAGTGCAGATAAAAGTTTGGATTACGGTGTCGTTATGTCTGTTCTGGCTGCTGTTAAACAGGCAGGTTTTACCGAGGTATCATTAGCTACTAATGGATAA
- the atpG gene encoding ATP synthase F1 subunit gamma: protein MANLKDIQRQIKSVSNTQKTTRAMKLVSTAKLRRAEELAKRSRLYAAKMNQVIAEIAGRIKCNKVGGLDNRCFVEIENPKTVDIVFVTADKGLCGGFNIQTIKAVKKLLTEYKAKNVKVRLRGIGKKGIEFFKYNEVELFDAVANLSSNPDKDRSDEFIISSIEDFKDGKIDALHIVYNGYKNMITQELHVNKLLPVDSTQFECGEAEKSMLEIESQDEEKMLDSLVNRYVQYAMYYSLIDSVAAEHSARMQAMDTATNNAKDMVRSLNVQFNKARQAAITTELIEIISGVESMK, encoded by the coding sequence ATGGCAAACTTGAAAGATATTCAAAGACAGATTAAGAGTGTTTCTAACACTCAAAAGACGACTCGCGCTATGAAGCTTGTATCGACTGCAAAACTTCGTCGTGCAGAAGAACTTGCAAAGCGTTCTCGTCTTTATGCTGCAAAAATGAATCAGGTAATTGCCGAAATTGCTGGGCGTATAAAATGTAACAAAGTTGGTGGACTTGACAATCGATGTTTTGTAGAGATTGAAAATCCAAAAACTGTTGACATTGTTTTTGTAACTGCTGATAAAGGTTTATGTGGTGGTTTTAATATTCAAACTATTAAAGCTGTTAAAAAATTATTAACAGAGTATAAAGCAAAAAATGTAAAAGTGCGTTTACGCGGAATCGGTAAAAAAGGCATTGAGTTCTTTAAATATAACGAAGTTGAACTTTTTGATGCAGTTGCAAATCTTAGCTCAAATCCTGACAAAGATCGTTCGGATGAGTTTATCATCTCTTCCATTGAAGATTTTAAAGATGGAAAGATTGATGCTTTACATATTGTGTATAACGGCTATAAAAACATGATAACTCAAGAGTTGCATGTAAATAAGTTATTACCAGTTGATTCAACTCAATTTGAGTGTGGTGAAGCAGAAAAATCTATGCTTGAGATAGAATCTCAAGATGAAGAGAAGATGTTAGATTCTTTGGTAAATAGATATGTGCAGTATGCAATGTACTATTCATTGATTGATTCTGTGGCTGCAGAACATAGTGCTAGAATGCAGGCTATGGACACGGCGACAAACAATGCAAAAGATATGGTTAGGTCATTAAATGTTCAATTTAATAAAGCTAGACAAGCAGCTATTACTACAGAGCTTATAGAAATTATAAGCGGTGTGGAGTCTATGAAATAA
- a CDS encoding tetratricopeptide repeat protein: MNRTKLIALLAIISPYYLTGAEPSAFGAGDLNNPNPYGLTSTESVLLETKKDLNKVVIKSNNQANEVDSLRERIDGLQTIIESINSSTHENRLQIKSLFDENEIQKKNSNEYDQRVTKFFQENSDNIIINKQEIEKIKLQIAEISKIVDSINESYITKSEFNALVNDVNKFKDLVAKELKKQIEPKKSLYDGMSNGEIETKAKDLYDKKHYTESIKYYKYLIDNNYKPARSHYMIGEIYYYKKNYAEAIAYFKKSASLYDKADYMPLLMLHTAISMDETGDKNNAKNFYNAVIQQYPETTYAKKAEDKLNLIK, translated from the coding sequence ATGAACAGAACTAAATTAATTGCTTTACTGGCAATAATCTCTCCTTACTATTTAACCGGTGCTGAACCTTCTGCGTTTGGCGCCGGCGACTTAAATAATCCAAACCCTTATGGTTTGACTTCAACAGAATCAGTTTTATTAGAAACAAAAAAAGATCTTAATAAAGTTGTTATAAAAAGTAATAATCAAGCAAACGAAGTTGATTCTCTAAGAGAGAGAATAGATGGCTTGCAGACTATTATTGAAAGTATAAATTCATCAACACATGAAAACAGACTTCAAATAAAATCATTATTTGATGAAAATGAGATTCAGAAAAAAAATAGTAATGAGTATGATCAAAGAGTAACAAAATTTTTTCAAGAAAATAGCGATAATATAATAATAAATAAACAAGAGATAGAAAAAATAAAATTACAAATTGCAGAAATTTCTAAAATTGTTGATTCTATAAATGAGTCCTATATTACAAAATCTGAATTTAATGCGCTAGTAAATGATGTCAATAAATTTAAAGATCTTGTTGCAAAAGAGTTAAAAAAGCAAATAGAGCCAAAAAAATCTTTATATGATGGTATGTCAAATGGAGAAATTGAAACAAAAGCAAAAGACCTTTATGACAAAAAACATTATACTGAATCTATAAAATATTATAAATATCTTATAGATAACAATTATAAACCTGCTCGCTCTCACTATATGATAGGAGAGATCTATTATTATAAAAAAAATTATGCTGAAGCAATAGCATATTTTAAAAAAAGTGCCTCTCTTTATGATAAAGCTGATTATATGCCTCTTTTAATGCTCCATACAGCAATTTCTATGGATGAAACAGGTGATAAAAATAATGCAAAAAATTTTTATAATGCTGTAATTCAACAATATCCCGAAACAACATATGCAAAAAAAGCAGAAGATAAATTAAATTTAATTAAATGA
- a CDS encoding helix-turn-helix domain-containing protein: MDASYITASASSAQAFKTATLLKTLSVNSLITGESGVGKKTLARYILPDAPILEASNYNELLIALNSVKEIIITNLENSPNINKILEILDSQNIKVVATAKNLYHNENVDKYFSVKFNIPSLSERPEDVDILVKTFIKEAALLFYAKDEFKIKNFKPDLSQNSHSLRRQVMISYLLQDINENELMTIIQNYLTDKLGSNNDYKNFLHLYEVPIIKAGLQRFKSQLQLSEKLGLNRNTLRKKIAENQKYL; the protein is encoded by the coding sequence GTGGATGCTAGTTATATAACTGCTTCCGCTTCTTCAGCGCAAGCATTTAAAACTGCCACTCTTTTAAAAACATTAAGTGTAAATTCTCTTATAACTGGAGAATCAGGTGTTGGAAAAAAAACTTTAGCTCGCTATATACTTCCAGATGCTCCAATATTGGAAGCATCTAACTATAATGAACTCTTAATAGCTTTAAATAGTGTTAAAGAGATAATTATTACAAATTTAGAAAATTCACCAAATATAAACAAAATTTTAGAAATTTTAGATAGTCAAAATATAAAAGTTGTAGCAACAGCAAAAAATTTATATCATAATGAAAATGTCGATAAATACTTTAGTGTAAAATTTAATATACCATCTTTGTCAGAGAGACCTGAAGATGTTGATATATTAGTAAAAACATTTATAAAAGAAGCAGCTCTTTTGTTTTATGCAAAAGATGAGTTTAAGATTAAAAATTTCAAACCAGATTTGAGTCAAAATTCACACTCTTTAAGAAGACAGGTAATGATAAGCTATCTTTTGCAAGATATAAATGAAAATGAATTGATGACTATTATTCAAAACTATCTAACGGATAAGTTAGGCTCTAATAATGATTATAAAAATTTTTTACATCTGTATGAAGTTCCAATAATTAAAGCAGGATTACAGAGATTTAAATCACAGTTGCAGCTTTCTGAAAAACTAGGTTTAAACAGAAACACACTTAGAAAAAAAATAGCTGAAAATCAAAAATATTTATAA
- a CDS encoding TonB C-terminal domain-containing protein, with amino-acid sequence MDKNNFYFYISGFISLLLFIFFSTLFVISIILSKKNDSFAIKKDNYISVSIDMPKIETSSIKKNVESPKEIDKKIVVKDEAPKESTKVEEKKVRNVEDLFSQVWTKDIKKTQEIKKPTNDKRVLDEIQKKIKKSDSNRAESISQKIMSMDTTKRENENSKASTATEVNEYLAKIQALVYQYFKPPENSQGNSVTAVIELSSMGKVIDFRILTYSDNEALNRECDNIKERLLNVLFPENPSGRSSLHKVKLISKE; translated from the coding sequence ATGGATAAAAACAATTTTTATTTTTATATTAGTGGTTTTATATCACTGCTCTTATTTATATTTTTTTCAACTCTTTTTGTCATATCTATTATCCTGTCAAAAAAAAATGATAGCTTTGCTATAAAAAAAGATAATTATATTTCAGTATCAATAGATATGCCAAAGATTGAAACTTCTAGTATTAAAAAAAATGTAGAGTCTCCTAAAGAAATTGATAAAAAAATAGTTGTAAAAGATGAAGCTCCAAAAGAGAGTACAAAAGTAGAAGAAAAAAAAGTAAGAAATGTTGAAGATCTTTTTAGTCAAGTGTGGACTAAGGATATCAAGAAAACTCAAGAAATTAAAAAACCTACAAATGACAAAAGAGTTTTAGATGAGATTCAAAAAAAGATTAAAAAATCTGATTCCAATAGAGCTGAATCAATATCCCAAAAGATTATGAGCATGGATACTACAAAGAGAGAAAATGAAAATTCAAAAGCTTCTACTGCTACAGAAGTTAATGAATATTTAGCTAAAATTCAAGCTTTAGTATATCAATATTTTAAACCGCCTGAAAATTCACAGGGCAATAGTGTAACTGCTGTTATTGAACTTAGTTCTATGGGTAAAGTTATAGATTTTAGAATCTTAACATATTCTGATAATGAAGCACTCAATAGAGAGTGTGATAATATAAAAGAAAGACTTCTTAATGTGCTTTTTCCAGAAAATCCCAGCGGTCGTTCTAGCTTACACAAAGTAAAATTAATTTCTAAGGAGTAG
- the atpC gene encoding ATP synthase F1 subunit epsilon, with protein MDKLKLEILTPNGVIYNGEALSVTLPGEEGEFGVLAQHSCLTTLLEAGVIDIEKEDKSVESILINWGVVQVDEEKVIVLVEGAVAIRGETESAVAKALGDAKELIESIKDNNPAIASVTARIESAAQSLL; from the coding sequence ATGGATAAGTTAAAACTTGAAATCCTGACTCCTAACGGTGTAATCTATAATGGTGAAGCCCTTAGTGTAACTCTTCCGGGTGAAGAGGGCGAGTTTGGAGTTCTAGCACAACACTCTTGTTTAACTACACTGCTTGAAGCAGGTGTAATTGATATAGAGAAAGAGGATAAATCAGTCGAATCAATTCTAATCAACTGGGGCGTAGTTCAGGTTGATGAAGAAAAAGTTATTGTATTAGTTGAGGGTGCTGTAGCGATTCGTGGTGAGACTGAAAGTGCAGTTGCAAAAGCTCTTGGTGATGCTAAGGAACTTATTGAATCTATTAAAGACAATAATCCTGCCATTGCCTCTGTTACTGCCAGAATAGAATCAGCAGCTCAGAGTTTATTATAA
- a CDS encoding OmpA family protein, translating into MKSIIVSSAIAALLVLSGCGDKDPKVDESAVDSVSQEQMQGDSAQEVSAVETETVSSSEASVLDESSKNALSAQAMMNLENELLSIYFDFDKFNIREDMQDRVSSDVAIANGEAEKFLVKLEGNCDEWGSDEYNFALGLKRANSVKKALVAEGVDANRVTMVSFGESNPVCNDKTKECWAKNRRVDFKLLP; encoded by the coding sequence ATGAAAAGTATAATAGTATCAAGTGCAATAGCAGCACTTTTAGTATTAAGTGGATGTGGCGACAAAGATCCTAAAGTTGATGAGTCGGCAGTTGATAGTGTTTCTCAGGAACAAATGCAAGGGGATTCTGCTCAAGAGGTTTCTGCTGTTGAAACAGAAACAGTATCATCAAGTGAGGCTTCAGTTTTAGATGAGAGCAGTAAAAATGCGTTAAGTGCTCAAGCTATGATGAATCTAGAAAATGAGCTGTTGAGTATATATTTTGACTTTGATAAATTTAACATTCGTGAAGATATGCAAGATAGAGTTTCTTCTGATGTAGCTATCGCAAATGGAGAAGCTGAAAAATTTTTGGTAAAACTTGAAGGTAACTGTGATGAGTGGGGAAGTGACGAGTATAATTTTGCACTAGGTTTAAAAAGAGCAAATTCAGTTAAAAAAGCTTTAGTTGCTGAAGGTGTTGATGCTAATCGCGTTACAATGGTGAGTTTTGGTGAAAGCAATCCTGTTTGTAATGACAAAACAAAAGAGTGTTGGGCTAAAAATCGTAGAGTTGACTTTAAACTTTTACCATAA
- the atpD gene encoding F0F1 ATP synthase subunit beta, whose translation MIGKISQVMGPIVDVDFDGYLPIINEAIEVNINLEGNVTRLVLEVAAHLGDGRVRTIAMDMSEGLVRGMDAKATGAPIKVPVGEKVLGRIFNVIGETIDDGEQVTDSPMWSIHREPPKLVEQSTTTEMFETGIKVVDLLAPYSKGGKVGLFGGAGVGKTVIIMELIHNVAMGHEGLSVFAGVGERTREGNDLYHEMKDSNVLDKVALCYGQMSEPPGARNRIALTGLTMAEYFRDEKGLDVLMFVDNIFRFAQSGSEMSALLGRIPSAVGYQPTLAREMGALQDRITSTKNGSITSVQAVYVPADDLTDPAPASVFAHLDATTVLNRKIAEKGIYPAVDPLDSSSRLLDPQILGEEHYSVARGVQQTLQKYKDLQDIIAILGMDELSEEDKNVVERARKIEKFLSQPFFVAEVFTGSPGKYVSLADTIKGFKMILNGECDHMPEGSFYMVGGIDEAIEKAEKMK comes from the coding sequence ATGATTGGTAAAATAAGCCAGGTTATGGGTCCGATTGTTGATGTTGATTTTGATGGATATCTTCCGATAATTAATGAAGCAATCGAAGTTAATATTAATTTAGAGGGCAATGTAACTCGTTTAGTACTTGAAGTTGCAGCGCACCTAGGTGATGGTCGTGTTAGAACGATTGCAATGGATATGAGTGAAGGTTTAGTTCGTGGTATGGACGCAAAAGCTACAGGTGCTCCTATTAAAGTTCCTGTTGGTGAAAAAGTTCTTGGGCGTATTTTCAATGTAATTGGTGAAACTATTGATGATGGTGAACAAGTTACAGATTCTCCTATGTGGTCAATCCACCGTGAGCCTCCAAAATTAGTTGAACAATCAACTACTACAGAGATGTTTGAGACTGGTATTAAAGTTGTTGATCTTTTAGCACCGTACTCAAAAGGTGGTAAAGTTGGACTGTTCGGTGGTGCAGGTGTTGGTAAAACAGTTATTATTATGGAGCTTATTCATAATGTTGCAATGGGTCACGAAGGTCTATCTGTATTTGCAGGTGTTGGTGAGAGAACTCGTGAAGGAAATGACCTTTACCATGAGATGAAAGACTCAAATGTACTTGATAAAGTTGCACTCTGCTATGGTCAAATGAGTGAGCCTCCGGGAGCAAGAAATCGTATTGCATTAACAGGTCTTACAATGGCTGAGTACTTTAGAGATGAAAAAGGTCTTGATGTATTGATGTTTGTTGATAATATCTTCCGTTTTGCACAATCAGGTTCAGAGATGTCTGCACTTCTTGGTCGTATCCCTTCAGCGGTTGGTTATCAGCCAACTTTAGCTCGTGAGATGGGTGCTTTACAAGATCGTATTACATCAACAAAGAATGGCTCAATTACTTCTGTTCAAGCAGTTTATGTTCCTGCGGATGACTTAACTGACCCGGCTCCGGCTTCTGTTTTTGCTCACTTGGATGCAACAACAGTTCTTAACCGTAAAATTGCTGAAAAGGGTATCTATCCTGCAGTTGATCCATTGGATTCATCTTCAAGATTACTTGATCCGCAGATTTTAGGCGAAGAACACTACAGTGTAGCTCGCGGTGTGCAGCAAACACTTCAAAAATATAAAGATTTGCAAGATATTATCGCGATTCTTGGTATGGATGAGCTTAGTGAAGAGGATAAAAATGTTGTTGAACGCGCTCGTAAAATTGAGAAGTTCTTATCACAACCATTTTTCGTTGCTGAAGTATTTACAGGTTCGCCAGGTAAGTATGTTTCTTTAGCTGATACTATTAAAGGATTTAAAATGATTCTTAATGGTGAATGTGACCATATGCCAGAAGGTTCTTTCTACATGGTTGGTGGTATAGATGAGGCGATTGAAAAAGCTGAAAAAATGAAGTAA